One window of the Melanotaenia boesemani isolate fMelBoe1 chromosome 14, fMelBoe1.pri, whole genome shotgun sequence genome contains the following:
- the atcaya gene encoding caytaxin isoform X1 — protein sequence MGTTEATLRMDNMEVKDEWQDEDFPRPLPEYGDMDPSCGLTDDRVSPPNSLHVSPLGGGSGVSSSHRKRRTLVAPEMNLSLDQSEGSLLSDDFLDTPDDLDINVDDIDTPDETDSLEFITNGNDLEWEDDTPVASAKAGPADGSGEAGENGNGNNGRLWRTVIIGEQEHRIDMQIIRPYLRVITHGGYYGEGLNAIIVFSACYLPDSSSPDYHYIMENLFLYVVSSLEMLVAEDYLIIYMNGATPRNKMPGIGWLKKCYQMIDRRLRKNLKSLIITHPTWFIRTVLAISRPFISVKFMNKIQYVHSLDELAEIVPMEHVQVPECVVQFDEEKIKARRERMEQEQRQQEQQSVPQEPIKKSERPKSMIVNQGL from the exons ATGGGCACCACAGAAGCAACTTTACGAATGGATAACATGGAAGTGAAAGATGAGTGGCAGGATGAAGACTTCCCAAG ACCTCTACCTGAGTACGGAGACATGGATCCCTCTTGTGGTCTAACAGATGATAGAGTCT CTCCTCCTAACTCCCTGCATGTGAGCCCACTTGGAGGAGGCAGCGGTGTGTCTTCCTCTCACCGCAAACGGCGTACCCTGGTTGCCCCGGAGATGAACCTGTCCCTGGATCAAAGCGAAGGTTCTCTACTGTCAGATGACTTCTTGGATACACCAGATGACTTGGACATTAATGTGGATGACATTGACACTCCAGATGAAACAGACTCACTGGAGTTCATAACCAATGGAAACGACCTGGAGTGGGAAG ATGATACCCCAGTGGCCTCAGCCAAAGCAGGGCCAGCTGATGGCTCGGGAGAAGCCGGTGAAAATGGGAACGGAAACAACGGGCGCCTGTGGAGAACAGTGATCATCGGAGAGCAGGAACATCGTATTGATATGCAGATAATCAGACCTTACCTTCGGGTCATCACACACGGAG GTTATTATGGAGAAGGCCTGAATGCCATCATTGTATTCTCTGCTTGCTACCTGCCTGACAGCAGCAGTCCAGATTACCACTATATCATGGAAAATCTCTTCCT ATATGTGGTGAGCAGCCTGGAGATGCTTGTGGCTGAAGATTATCTGATCATTTACATGAACGGAGCCACTCCTAGGAATAAGATGCCTGGGATCGGCTGGCTTAAGAAATGCTACCAAATGATTGACAGGag ACTGAGGAAGAACCTGAAGTCTCTGATCATCACTCATCCCACTTGGTTCATACGCACGGTCCTGGCTATATCCCGGCCTTTTATCAG TGTGAAGTTCATGAATAAGATCCAGTATGTTCATAGTCTGGATGAACTGGCAGAGATTGTCCCCATGGAGCACGTCCAGGTTCCTGAGTGTGTAGTGCA ATTTGATGAAGAGAAGATTAAAGCCAGGAGGGAAAg gatggagcaggagcagcgacagcaggagcagcagtCAGTCCCACAGGAGCCAATCAAAAAGTCTGAGAG GCCAAAATCAATGATTGTAAATCAAGGATTATGA
- the atcaya gene encoding caytaxin isoform X2, whose product MDPSCGLTDDRVSPPNSLHVSPLGGGSGVSSSHRKRRTLVAPEMNLSLDQSEGSLLSDDFLDTPDDLDINVDDIDTPDETDSLEFITNGNDLEWEDDTPVASAKAGPADGSGEAGENGNGNNGRLWRTVIIGEQEHRIDMQIIRPYLRVITHGGYYGEGLNAIIVFSACYLPDSSSPDYHYIMENLFLYVVSSLEMLVAEDYLIIYMNGATPRNKMPGIGWLKKCYQMIDRRLRKNLKSLIITHPTWFIRTVLAISRPFISVKFMNKIQYVHSLDELAEIVPMEHVQVPECVVQFDEEKIKARRERMEQEQRQQEQQSVPQEPIKKSERPKSMIVNQGL is encoded by the exons ATGGATCCCTCTTGTGGTCTAACAGATGATAGAGTCT CTCCTCCTAACTCCCTGCATGTGAGCCCACTTGGAGGAGGCAGCGGTGTGTCTTCCTCTCACCGCAAACGGCGTACCCTGGTTGCCCCGGAGATGAACCTGTCCCTGGATCAAAGCGAAGGTTCTCTACTGTCAGATGACTTCTTGGATACACCAGATGACTTGGACATTAATGTGGATGACATTGACACTCCAGATGAAACAGACTCACTGGAGTTCATAACCAATGGAAACGACCTGGAGTGGGAAG ATGATACCCCAGTGGCCTCAGCCAAAGCAGGGCCAGCTGATGGCTCGGGAGAAGCCGGTGAAAATGGGAACGGAAACAACGGGCGCCTGTGGAGAACAGTGATCATCGGAGAGCAGGAACATCGTATTGATATGCAGATAATCAGACCTTACCTTCGGGTCATCACACACGGAG GTTATTATGGAGAAGGCCTGAATGCCATCATTGTATTCTCTGCTTGCTACCTGCCTGACAGCAGCAGTCCAGATTACCACTATATCATGGAAAATCTCTTCCT ATATGTGGTGAGCAGCCTGGAGATGCTTGTGGCTGAAGATTATCTGATCATTTACATGAACGGAGCCACTCCTAGGAATAAGATGCCTGGGATCGGCTGGCTTAAGAAATGCTACCAAATGATTGACAGGag ACTGAGGAAGAACCTGAAGTCTCTGATCATCACTCATCCCACTTGGTTCATACGCACGGTCCTGGCTATATCCCGGCCTTTTATCAG TGTGAAGTTCATGAATAAGATCCAGTATGTTCATAGTCTGGATGAACTGGCAGAGATTGTCCCCATGGAGCACGTCCAGGTTCCTGAGTGTGTAGTGCA ATTTGATGAAGAGAAGATTAAAGCCAGGAGGGAAAg gatggagcaggagcagcgacagcaggagcagcagtCAGTCCCACAGGAGCCAATCAAAAAGTCTGAGAG GCCAAAATCAATGATTGTAAATCAAGGATTATGA